In Rhodovulum sulfidophilum DSM 1374, the following are encoded in one genomic region:
- a CDS encoding site-specific integrase → MVKRTQRPYVSRRRVKGRTYYYFRRNDTFVRLPDNPDSPEFDHAYWACRSGRNVAAKTSFDALITSYLASPAFLAKAPTTRSEYRRTLDQIRAKNGPKDFTRLRRRDVIAARDTHAEHWRKANAMVEMLSILARHARDLEWIDFNPAENVEKLKGGSYEPWPPWALDAFPREAEGAALTAFHLGVGTGQRLGDLCKMEWSHYDGDAIAVVQGKTGQRLWVACPADLREYLDALPRTGRFIIAKNMTQPLGKRTVQRLVEGVRKKIGATAYVIHGWRYTAAMQLAEAGCSDSEIAAVTGHRTLQMVQKYRAAANQRRLSRQAQDRRGRK, encoded by the coding sequence GTGGTGAAGCGCACACAGCGGCCCTACGTTTCCCGGCGCAGGGTGAAGGGAAGAACCTACTACTATTTCCGTCGCAACGACACATTCGTTCGTCTGCCAGACAACCCTGACAGTCCCGAATTCGATCACGCCTATTGGGCCTGCCGGTCGGGGAGGAATGTCGCCGCCAAGACGAGCTTCGACGCGCTCATAACCAGCTATCTTGCCTCTCCGGCCTTTCTCGCGAAGGCCCCGACCACACGCAGTGAATACCGCCGCACGCTCGACCAGATCAGAGCAAAGAATGGGCCGAAGGATTTCACGCGCCTGCGACGCCGCGACGTCATCGCGGCCCGCGACACCCATGCGGAGCACTGGCGAAAGGCAAACGCGATGGTCGAAATGCTCTCGATACTCGCGCGTCATGCGCGGGATCTGGAATGGATCGACTTCAACCCGGCGGAAAATGTCGAGAAGCTCAAAGGCGGCAGCTACGAACCGTGGCCTCCTTGGGCACTTGACGCCTTTCCGCGCGAAGCGGAAGGCGCCGCCTTGACGGCCTTTCACTTGGGCGTGGGAACGGGCCAACGGCTTGGCGACCTGTGCAAGATGGAATGGAGTCACTACGACGGCGATGCCATTGCGGTGGTACAGGGAAAGACCGGTCAGCGCCTATGGGTGGCGTGTCCTGCCGACCTGCGCGAATACCTTGATGCCCTGCCTCGTACTGGCCGCTTCATCATCGCCAAGAACATGACGCAACCCCTCGGCAAGAGGACAGTGCAGCGACTGGTCGAAGGCGTCAGGAAGAAGATCGGCGCCACGGCCTATGTCATTCATGGATGGCGCTACACCGCTGCGATGCAGCTTGCGGAAGCCGGTTGCAGCGATAGCGAGATTGCGGCCGTGACGGGGCACCGCACGTTGCAGATGGTCCAGAAGTACCGCGCTGCCGCGAACCAGAGGCGCCTGTCCAGGCAGGCACAGGATCGCAGGGGCAGAAAGTGA